The following are encoded in a window of Flavobacteriales bacterium genomic DNA:
- a CDS encoding DNA gyrase/topoisomerase IV subunit A produces MSEEMDELASGAGNGADDGKGIPGAGASNTFSVSGMYKDWFLDYASYVILERAVPALNDGLKPVQRRILHAMKELDDGRYNKVANIIGHTMQYHPHGDASIGDALVQLGQKDLLIDCQGNWGNTLTGDSAAAPRYIEARLSKFGSEVVFNPKTTEWQLSYDGRNKEPVHLPVKFPLLLAQGGEGIAVGLSCKVLPHNFNELIDASIAVLRKRSFDLVPDFPTGGMADTSNYNEGERGGRIRCRARIRKEDNKTLVITEIPFGTTTTSLIESIIKANEKGKIKVRHIEDNTAEHAEIVIHLAAGVSPDTSIDALYAFTDCEVSIAPNAVVIEAAGNGLQERPRFVGVKELLRISTENTLRLLELELKIQLGELEEQWHFASLERIFIEKKVYRKIEEAETWEQVIEFIDKGLKPHVKELKRPVTQDDIVRLTEIRIKRISRYDGFKADEHIKQLDTRILETKDKLAHLTDHAVDWFKELKRKYGAGRERKTEVRTFDTIVATKVAVANRKLYVDKAEGFAGWSLRNHELVGECSDLDDIIVFREDGTMLVTKVADKKFIGKGILHVGVWKKNDERTIYHMIYQDGPKGAFYMKRFAVTGITRDKEYDLTNGTKGSRVEYFTANPDGAAEVVQVTLRARPNLRKNKFDVDFAKLAVKGRGSKGNLLTRHMVQKITQKERGASTLGAIPIWFDETVRRLNDTGHGRYLGRFAGEDRILCITRSGTYQLFPFVLTTHFPDDTITVVKWNPKEVVTAVYWEGEKQQFNVKRFLVEPARDPVGFITDHPDSKLTVHSLMPEPVLHVAYDKRSTSREDEEVDLAAFIGVKGVKALGNRLTPHKVKELTLSTPVFIPMTPELEEVQGMLITEEEIGNLEAPEEEGLEESPMKQFRRQQAADEVERSPEDPMIGYEPGKQITLGLD; encoded by the coding sequence ATGAGTGAAGAAATGGATGAGCTGGCCAGCGGGGCCGGGAATGGAGCGGACGACGGCAAGGGCATTCCCGGGGCCGGCGCGAGCAACACGTTCTCGGTGAGCGGCATGTACAAGGACTGGTTCCTGGATTACGCCAGCTATGTGATCCTGGAACGTGCGGTGCCCGCGCTGAACGACGGCTTGAAGCCCGTGCAGCGCCGCATCCTGCACGCCATGAAGGAGCTGGATGATGGCCGCTACAACAAGGTGGCCAACATCATCGGTCACACCATGCAGTACCACCCGCACGGCGACGCCAGCATCGGCGATGCGCTGGTGCAACTGGGCCAGAAGGACCTGCTGATCGACTGCCAGGGCAACTGGGGCAACACCCTCACGGGCGACAGCGCCGCCGCACCGCGCTACATCGAGGCACGCCTAAGCAAATTCGGCAGCGAGGTGGTCTTCAACCCCAAGACCACCGAGTGGCAGTTGAGCTACGATGGCCGCAACAAGGAACCCGTACACCTGCCCGTGAAGTTCCCGCTGTTGCTGGCACAGGGTGGCGAAGGCATCGCCGTGGGCCTCAGTTGCAAGGTGCTGCCCCACAATTTCAACGAGCTGATCGATGCCAGCATCGCCGTGCTGCGCAAGCGCTCCTTCGACCTGGTGCCCGACTTTCCCACGGGCGGCATGGCCGACACGAGCAACTACAACGAGGGCGAGCGTGGCGGGCGCATCCGTTGCCGGGCGCGCATCCGCAAGGAGGACAACAAGACCCTGGTGATCACCGAGATCCCCTTCGGCACCACCACCACCAGCCTCATCGAGAGCATCATCAAGGCCAACGAGAAGGGCAAGATCAAGGTGCGGCACATCGAGGACAACACCGCCGAGCACGCCGAGATCGTCATCCACCTGGCCGCCGGCGTGAGTCCGGATACCAGCATCGACGCCCTTTACGCCTTCACCGACTGCGAGGTGAGCATAGCGCCCAACGCCGTGGTGATCGAAGCCGCCGGCAATGGTCTGCAGGAGCGTCCGCGCTTCGTGGGCGTGAAGGAGCTTCTGCGCATCAGCACGGAGAACACGCTTCGCTTGCTGGAGCTGGAGTTGAAGATCCAACTGGGCGAGTTGGAGGAGCAATGGCACTTCGCCTCGCTGGAGCGCATCTTCATCGAGAAGAAGGTCTACCGCAAGATCGAGGAGGCTGAGACCTGGGAGCAGGTGATCGAGTTCATCGACAAGGGCCTCAAGCCCCATGTGAAGGAGCTCAAGCGGCCGGTGACGCAGGACGACATCGTGCGCCTCACCGAGATCCGCATCAAGCGCATCAGCAGGTACGACGGCTTCAAGGCCGATGAGCACATCAAGCAACTCGACACGCGCATCCTCGAGACCAAGGACAAACTGGCCCACCTGACGGACCATGCCGTGGATTGGTTCAAGGAACTGAAGCGCAAGTACGGCGCTGGCCGCGAGCGGAAGACCGAGGTCCGCACCTTCGATACCATCGTGGCCACCAAGGTGGCCGTGGCCAACCGCAAGCTGTACGTGGACAAGGCCGAGGGATTCGCCGGATGGAGCCTGCGCAACCATGAGCTGGTGGGCGAGTGTTCCGATCTGGACGACATCATCGTGTTCCGGGAAGATGGCACCATGCTCGTGACCAAAGTGGCGGACAAGAAGTTCATCGGGAAAGGCATCCTGCACGTGGGCGTTTGGAAGAAGAACGACGAGCGCACCATCTACCACATGATCTACCAGGATGGCCCCAAGGGTGCCTTCTACATGAAGCGCTTCGCCGTCACGGGTATCACGCGCGACAAGGAGTACGACCTCACCAATGGCACCAAAGGCAGCCGGGTGGAGTATTTCACCGCCAACCCCGATGGCGCCGCCGAGGTGGTGCAGGTGACGCTGCGTGCGCGACCCAATCTGCGCAAGAACAAGTTCGACGTGGACTTCGCCAAGCTGGCCGTGAAAGGCCGGGGCAGCAAGGGCAATCTGCTTACGCGCCACATGGTGCAGAAGATCACCCAGAAGGAACGCGGTGCCAGCACGCTAGGCGCCATCCCCATCTGGTTCGATGAGACCGTGCGCCGCCTCAACGACACCGGGCATGGCCGATACCTGGGCCGCTTCGCCGGCGAGGACCGTATCCTCTGCATCACCAGGAGCGGCACCTATCAGCTGTTCCCTTTCGTCCTCACCACGCATTTCCCGGACGATACGATCACCGTGGTGAAATGGAACCCCAAGGAGGTGGTCACCGCCGTCTATTGGGAAGGGGAGAAGCAGCAGTTCAATGTGAAGCGTTTCCTGGTGGAACCCGCCCGCGATCCAGTGGGCTTCATCACGGACCACCCGGACAGTAAATTGACCGTGCACAGCCTGATGCCCGAACCGGTGCTGCATGTGGCCTATGACAAGCGAAGCACCAGCCGCGAGGACGAGGAGGTGGACCTGGCCGCCTTCATCGGTGTGAAGGGCGTGAAGGCACTGGGCAACCGCCTCACGCCGCACAAGGTGAAGGAACTGACGCTCTCCACGCCGGTCTTCATCCCCATGACGCCGGAGTTGGAAGAGGTGCAGGGCATGCTCATCACCGAAGAGGAGATCGGCAACTTGGAGGCGCCCGAAGAGGAAGGCCTGGAGGAGAGCCCGATGAAGCAGTTCCGCCGTCAGCAGGCCGCGGACGAAGTGGAACGCTCACCGGAGGACCCGATGATCGGCTACGAGCCGGGGAAACAGATCACGCTGGGGTTGGATTGA
- a CDS encoding DGQHR domain-containing protein: MIATQIRQKDARFYFVSYPAEDILRRVRFISRFYAEGEKPISADEAGKGDEVAGFIQRIERSDSAFQRSMSQGKIKAIRNFYETAVAQPPIPGTVLLFSSDILEFSPLGNLSNVGDLKEPREKYLIIDGQHRLAALEFYLRSHPDEARTIHVPCIIFDGESEDFATEMFVIINSTPTRINKSHLIDLYERVSWEKPDKRLAAKVIERLYNEPDSPLRYRINRLGNRSKQEKWIMQAELFNEVHRWVARGLDKGEKVNAAAVERRYRIIQEFLRAAKAAFGHAWGDPRYHVTKPVTLKALIRVCADLAARDRGDDSTREARWTQRLSAAWAESVRDFRDEGFYERFAAKGQVERVGKVHKYLMGKLGS; encoded by the coding sequence ATGATCGCCACCCAGATCCGCCAGAAGGACGCGCGTTTCTACTTCGTGTCCTACCCCGCCGAGGACATCCTGCGGCGTGTGCGCTTCATCAGCCGTTTCTATGCCGAGGGCGAAAAGCCCATCAGTGCGGACGAGGCGGGCAAGGGCGACGAGGTGGCCGGTTTCATCCAGCGGATCGAACGCAGCGACTCGGCTTTCCAACGCAGCATGTCGCAGGGCAAGATCAAAGCGATACGCAACTTCTACGAGACGGCCGTGGCGCAGCCACCGATCCCGGGAACAGTGCTCCTCTTCAGCAGCGACATCCTCGAGTTCAGCCCGCTGGGCAACCTCAGCAACGTGGGCGACCTGAAGGAACCGCGCGAGAAGTATCTCATCATCGACGGGCAGCACCGCCTGGCCGCACTGGAGTTCTACCTGCGTTCGCATCCGGACGAGGCCCGCACCATCCACGTGCCCTGCATCATCTTCGATGGGGAGAGCGAGGACTTCGCCACGGAGATGTTCGTCATCATCAACAGCACACCCACGCGCATCAACAAGAGCCACCTGATCGACCTGTACGAGCGCGTCAGTTGGGAGAAGCCCGACAAGCGGCTGGCGGCGAAGGTGATCGAAAGGCTGTACAACGAGCCGGACAGCCCGCTGCGCTACCGCATCAATCGCCTGGGCAACCGCAGCAAACAGGAGAAGTGGATCATGCAGGCGGAGCTCTTCAACGAGGTGCACCGCTGGGTGGCCCGGGGTCTGGACAAGGGCGAGAAGGTGAACGCCGCCGCGGTGGAAAGGCGCTATCGCATCATCCAGGAATTCCTGCGGGCCGCGAAGGCCGCCTTCGGCCATGCCTGGGGCGACCCCCGCTACCACGTGACCAAGCCCGTGACACTGAAGGCGCTGATACGGGTGTGCGCCGACCTGGCCGCACGGGACCGGGGCGACGACAGTACCCGTGAGGCCCGCTGGACGCAACGCCTCAGTGCCGCCTGGGCCGAAAGCGTGCGCGATTTCCGGGACGAGGGCTTCTACGAGCGCTTCGCCGCCAAGGGGCAGGTGGAACGCGTGGGCAAGGTGCACAAGTACCTGATGGGGAAGTTGGGGTCGTGA
- a CDS encoding type IIA DNA topoisomerase subunit B, whose translation MSETTYSEEHIRSLDWKEHIRLRPGMYIGKLGDGSSYDDGIYILLKEVLDNCIDEFVMGHGKKVEVSIQDKRVEVRDFGRGVPLGKVVDVVSKINTGAKYDSKAFKKSVGLNGVGTKAVNALSHYFKIESVRDGQLKRAEFDRGVLRKDEKLQKTEERNGTRVVFEPDPDMFRHFQFRDQHIERLLWNYCYLNTGLTIWFNGRKFHSENGLLDLLKEKMDGEPLYPIIHLKGDDIEVAITHANHYGEEYYSFVNGQHTTQGGTHQGAFREAVAKTIKDFFKKDWEAGDVRTGIVAAVSVKVIEPVFESQTKTKLGSLEIEPNGQSMRAFVGDFIGRELDNYLHKNPPIAEVLQARILQNERERKELSGIRKLARERAKKASLHNRKLRDCRIHFNDPKPHPKKGDTTLFITEGDSASGSITKSRDVETQAVFSLKGKPLNCYGLTKKVVYENEEFNLVQAALNIEDGMDGLRYNKIVIATDADVDGMHIRLLLMTFFLQFFPDLVKNDHLYILQTPLFRVRNKKETIYCYSDEERQRAILKLGKGAEITRFKGLGEISPDEFKHFIGEDIRLEPVMITKEAVVHDLLDFYMGKNTPKRQEFIIGNLRVEKDLVEEMKIDPVKVIARKLDEVEEEA comes from the coding sequence ATGAGCGAGACCACCTACAGCGAAGAGCATATCCGGTCACTGGACTGGAAGGAGCACATCCGCCTGCGCCCCGGCATGTACATCGGCAAGCTGGGCGACGGCAGCAGCTATGACGATGGCATCTACATCCTGCTGAAGGAAGTGTTGGACAATTGCATCGATGAATTCGTGATGGGCCACGGCAAGAAGGTCGAGGTGTCCATACAGGACAAGCGCGTGGAGGTCCGCGATTTCGGCCGTGGCGTGCCGCTGGGCAAGGTGGTGGACGTGGTGAGCAAGATCAACACCGGAGCCAAGTACGACAGCAAGGCCTTCAAGAAGAGCGTGGGCCTCAATGGCGTGGGCACCAAGGCCGTGAACGCGTTGAGCCACTATTTCAAGATCGAGAGCGTGCGCGACGGCCAATTGAAGCGCGCCGAGTTCGACCGTGGTGTGCTGCGCAAGGACGAGAAGCTGCAGAAGACCGAAGAGCGCAACGGCACGCGTGTGGTCTTCGAGCCGGACCCCGACATGTTCCGGCATTTCCAGTTCCGCGACCAGCACATCGAGCGGCTCCTCTGGAACTATTGCTACCTGAACACGGGCCTCACCATCTGGTTCAATGGCCGCAAGTTCCACAGCGAGAACGGACTGCTGGACCTGCTGAAAGAGAAGATGGACGGCGAGCCACTCTACCCGATCATCCACCTGAAAGGCGACGACATCGAGGTGGCCATCACCCATGCCAACCACTACGGCGAGGAATACTACAGCTTTGTGAACGGGCAGCACACCACCCAGGGTGGCACCCACCAGGGCGCCTTCAGAGAAGCCGTGGCCAAGACCATCAAGGACTTCTTCAAGAAGGACTGGGAGGCCGGTGACGTGCGCACGGGTATCGTGGCGGCCGTAAGCGTGAAGGTCATAGAGCCGGTGTTCGAGAGCCAGACCAAGACCAAGCTGGGCAGCCTGGAGATCGAACCCAACGGCCAGAGCATGCGCGCCTTCGTGGGCGACTTCATCGGCCGCGAGCTGGACAACTACCTCCACAAGAACCCGCCGATCGCGGAGGTGCTCCAGGCGCGCATCCTGCAGAACGAGCGCGAGCGCAAGGAGCTTAGTGGCATCCGCAAGCTGGCCCGCGAACGCGCCAAGAAGGCCAGCCTGCACAACCGCAAGCTGCGCGACTGCCGCATCCACTTCAACGACCCCAAGCCCCATCCGAAGAAGGGCGATACCACGCTCTTCATCACCGAGGGCGACAGCGCCAGTGGCAGCATCACCAAGAGCCGCGATGTGGAGACGCAGGCCGTCTTCAGCCTGAAAGGCAAACCGCTCAACTGCTACGGCCTCACCAAGAAGGTGGTGTATGAGAACGAGGAGTTCAACCTGGTCCAGGCCGCGCTCAACATCGAGGACGGCATGGACGGCCTGCGCTACAACAAGATCGTCATCGCCACCGACGCCGACGTGGACGGCATGCACATCCGCCTGCTGCTGATGACCTTCTTCCTGCAGTTCTTCCCGGACCTGGTGAAGAACGACCACCTCTACATCCTGCAGACACCGCTGTTCCGCGTGCGCAACAAGAAGGAGACGATCTATTGCTACAGTGACGAGGAGCGGCAACGGGCCATCCTGAAATTGGGGAAGGGCGCCGAGATCACGCGATTCAAGGGCCTGGGCGAGATCAGCCCGGACGAATTCAAGCACTTCATCGGTGAGGACATACGCCTGGAGCCGGTGATGATCACCAAGGAGGCCGTGGTGCATGACCTGCTCGATTTCTACATGGGCAAGAACACACCCAAGCGTCAGGAATTCATCATCGGCAACCTGCGTGTGGAGAAGGACCTGGTGGAGGAGATGAAGATCGATCCCGTGAAGGTGATCGCGCGCAAGCTGGACGAAGTGGAGGAGGAGGCATGA
- a CDS encoding fibronectin type III domain-containing protein, whose protein sequence is MRSFLLFLVLAIGLGLGSNAQGPGQVAQHIQALQGAGKPFPSASLFEMEQPTPSSDLLWQSALTRADVLRLDAARIPLLTAMAGTTVAMELPSQEGTLILDLERVDIVTDEFKVVTSSGEEIHGAPGLHYRGMIRGRAGSLAAISVFGDEVMGLLADEQGQLVLGRLENDIQGRHVLYRDSDLLGTHGAVCATPDGGPDYTPAQVRSEGVPKTLRCVRFYWEVNHDIFLNKGNVANATNYVTGLFNQTAILFANDGIDVVLNEVFVWTTPSPYNANSSSGRLNQFGDYRTSFNGDLAHLLDLAGYGGVAWLNTLCNGQARYRMAYSGINSSYQNVPTYSWSVEVVTHEQGHNMGSKHTHACAWNGNNTAIDGCGQVAGYPEGGCPTGPIPPSNVGGTIMSYCHLTSSTIKFANGFGPQPTAVIVNAVNGGNCLPTCGSSCGPPPGLTASNIGTTTATLVWANTGADTYSIRRRLSPSGSWTTTNGLASPTHAYTGLATGTTYDVQVRSVCSGQNSAWTTSYTFTTLVPCPDALEPNNTIGAAAPVALPASINAQIASSSDVDYYSFTLDQTANIVMSLSNLPADYDLRLLNAGGGQLAISQNGGTTSESINYANAPSGTYYAHVYGYQNASSNTQCYLLTVNTTGAQGCGVPNGLNASNILYNGATIGWSPMQAATGYDLQWRAVGAPAWTDVSNITGTSHMLTGLAWSTLYECRVRTRCAGGNSLYGAPIQFTTLDPPCEVVPKVNVRPKALLDGPYQGSGLMSDGLRTQGLIPLQEPYSAMGWTISGATSISAGVLATTGVNAIVDWVVVELRSNTSPWGVLERKAALLQRDGDVVGLDGTSPVGFCVNPGTYRVAIRHRNHLGAMTGQGYALSANAVTVDLTQSATTTWGTSARKTSGSVMLLWAGNALTDQILRYTGQFNDRDIILQLIGGTVPSNTVSGYHLADITMDGLVKYTGPGNDRDPILSNVGGSLPTNTLVEQMP, encoded by the coding sequence ATGCGATCATTCTTACTCTTTCTTGTTCTGGCGATCGGTCTGGGACTGGGTTCAAATGCCCAGGGACCGGGACAGGTGGCGCAACACATCCAAGCCTTGCAGGGTGCGGGCAAACCCTTCCCTTCCGCCTCGCTGTTCGAGATGGAGCAGCCTACGCCATCGTCGGACCTGCTCTGGCAGTCGGCCTTGACACGTGCCGATGTGCTGCGCCTGGATGCCGCACGGATACCACTCCTGACCGCGATGGCCGGCACCACCGTGGCCATGGAACTGCCATCGCAGGAGGGCACCTTGATCCTGGACCTGGAGCGTGTGGACATCGTGACGGACGAATTCAAGGTGGTGACCAGCAGTGGCGAGGAGATCCATGGAGCACCGGGCCTGCACTACCGGGGCATGATCCGCGGCCGTGCCGGGTCATTGGCGGCGATCAGCGTTTTCGGTGATGAGGTCATGGGTCTATTGGCCGATGAGCAAGGCCAATTGGTGCTGGGCCGTCTGGAAAACGACATCCAAGGCCGCCATGTGCTTTACCGTGACAGCGACCTGCTGGGTACGCACGGCGCTGTTTGCGCCACCCCGGACGGCGGCCCTGACTACACGCCCGCGCAAGTGCGCTCCGAGGGTGTGCCCAAGACCCTGCGCTGTGTAAGGTTCTATTGGGAGGTGAACCACGATATCTTCCTGAACAAGGGCAATGTGGCCAACGCCACGAACTATGTGACGGGTCTGTTCAACCAGACGGCCATCCTTTTCGCGAACGATGGCATCGACGTGGTGCTCAATGAGGTCTTCGTGTGGACCACGCCCAGTCCATACAATGCCAACAGCTCCAGCGGCCGTCTGAATCAATTCGGCGACTACCGCACCAGTTTCAACGGCGACCTGGCCCACCTGCTGGACCTGGCCGGTTATGGCGGCGTGGCCTGGTTGAACACCCTCTGCAACGGTCAAGCGCGTTATCGCATGGCCTACAGCGGAATCAACAGCAGCTACCAGAATGTGCCCACCTACAGCTGGAGTGTGGAGGTGGTGACGCACGAGCAGGGCCACAACATGGGATCGAAGCACACCCACGCCTGCGCCTGGAACGGGAACAACACGGCCATCGATGGCTGCGGACAAGTAGCGGGCTATCCGGAAGGTGGCTGCCCCACCGGACCGATACCACCCTCGAATGTCGGTGGCACCATCATGAGTTACTGCCACCTGACGTCCAGCACGATCAAATTCGCCAACGGTTTCGGTCCGCAACCCACCGCGGTCATCGTCAACGCGGTGAACGGCGGCAATTGCCTGCCCACCTGCGGTTCTTCCTGCGGGCCGCCCCCTGGTCTTACAGCATCGAACATCGGCACCACCACGGCCACCCTCGTGTGGGCCAACACCGGTGCGGATACCTATTCCATCCGCCGCAGGCTCTCGCCCAGTGGGTCATGGACCACCACCAACGGTCTCGCATCACCGACCCACGCCTATACGGGGCTCGCCACAGGCACCACCTACGATGTGCAGGTGCGCTCGGTGTGTTCGGGGCAGAATTCCGCGTGGACAACCTCCTACACCTTCACTACCCTGGTGCCCTGCCCGGACGCGCTGGAGCCCAACAATACCATCGGTGCCGCGGCGCCCGTCGCGCTCCCGGCCTCCATCAACGCACAGATCGCCAGTTCCTCCGACGTGGACTACTACAGCTTTACGCTGGACCAGACCGCCAATATCGTGATGTCGCTCAGCAACCTGCCGGCCGACTACGACCTGCGCCTGCTGAACGCTGGTGGAGGGCAACTGGCGATCTCGCAGAATGGCGGCACCACCAGCGAGTCCATCAACTACGCCAATGCGCCGTCAGGTACCTACTACGCGCATGTCTATGGCTATCAGAATGCCAGCAGCAATACCCAGTGCTACCTGCTAACGGTGAACACCACAGGAGCCCAAGGTTGCGGAGTGCCCAACGGTCTCAATGCCTCGAACATCCTGTACAATGGCGCCACGATCGGATGGTCGCCCATGCAGGCCGCCACGGGCTACGACCTGCAATGGCGTGCGGTGGGCGCGCCCGCATGGACGGACGTGTCCAACATCACGGGCACCAGCCATATGCTCACGGGCCTCGCCTGGTCCACCTTGTATGAATGCCGCGTACGAACGCGCTGTGCCGGTGGCAACTCGCTCTACGGCGCGCCGATCCAATTCACCACTTTGGATCCGCCATGCGAAGTGGTGCCCAAGGTGAACGTGCGTCCCAAAGCGCTCCTCGATGGCCCTTACCAAGGCTCCGGCCTGATGTCCGACGGCTTGCGGACCCAGGGCCTCATTCCCTTGCAGGAGCCGTACAGTGCCATGGGTTGGACGATATCGGGCGCCACCTCCATCAGTGCGGGTGTGCTAGCCACCACAGGGGTGAACGCCATCGTGGATTGGGTGGTGGTGGAGTTGCGGTCCAACACGTCGCCGTGGGGAGTGCTGGAACGCAAGGCCGCCCTTTTGCAACGTGATGGGGATGTGGTCGGTCTCGATGGCACGTCCCCCGTGGGCTTCTGCGTGAACCCCGGCACTTACCGTGTGGCCATCCGCCACCGCAACCACTTGGGCGCCATGACCGGTCAGGGATATGCTTTGTCCGCCAACGCCGTCACGGTCGACCTCACCCAATCCGCCACCACCACCTGGGGAACCAGTGCCCGCAAGACCTCTGGATCGGTGATGCTGCTCTGGGCAGGCAATGCCCTCACGGACCAGATCCTGCGCTATACCGGTCAGTTCAACGACCGGGACATCATTCTCCAGCTCATCGGGGGAACAGTGCCTTCCAACACGGTGAGTGGCTATCACCTCGCTGATATCACCATGGACGGGCTGGTGAAGTACACCGGCCCCGGCAACGACCGCGACCCCATCCTGAGCAATGTGGGCGGCTCGCTGCCCACGAATACCTTGGTGGAGCAGATGCCGTGA